CTCAGGTTCACGTGCCGGGCCGTCTCGTCGAGGGCCGGCTGGTCCCCGGAGTTGTCCTCCAGGAACCTGATGGCCTTTTCCATCTTTTCGTAATCGGAGGGCACCATGCTCATCTCCCATCGAGTGTCAAGGGTCTCCATGGGCATGAAGGTAACATCCCGGAGAGGGGTAATCGACCCGATTCTTGCGGTTATCAGCTGGTATCTTTCAGCTCACAGCTATCAGCTGAACCACGAACAAAGCCCTCCGTCAGGAGGGCTGTGACCTTCTTGGCTCTTAGTTCCTGTCTCTAAACTCTTCGCTCTTCGTGCTTCGCGCTATTCAGGAATATGTCGATGGAGAAATATGAAGGGACAATCAAACTCCATCATCATATTTCTGAATGTACCCCTCCACCTGCTTAACATCGTAGAGCGAGCCGGCGAAGAAGGGGACTCTCTGGTGCAGGTTGTCGGGCTCAACGTCAAGGATCGGGATCCATCCGGTGCTGGCGGCGCCTCCAGCGTGTTCCACGAGGAAGGCGAAGGGAGCGCACTCGTACAGGAGCCTCAATTTCCCGTTGGGTTTTTTGGGGTCCTTGGTGTCGGCCGGGTACATGAAGATGCCGCCCTTGAGCAAGGTACGGTGCATGTCGGCAACCATGGAACCGATGTAGCGCGCGCTGTAAGGACGCCCGCTTTCCTTGTCCTTCTCCTTGAGGAAATCGATGTACTTGCGCACCCCGGTGGTCCAGTAGGGGTAATTCCCCTCGTTGATGGAGTAGGTCTTGCCCTTTTGGGGGATCCGGATATCGGGGTGGGACTCGAGAAATTCCCCTACGGAGGGATCCAGCGTGAAGCCGGAAACCCCGTTGCCGGTACTTTCCACCAGCATTGTGCTGCTTCCGTAGACAACGTAACCTGCTGCCGCGATCCTGCGGCCAGGCTGCATGAGGTCCTGCTCGCAGCCCCCCTCCCCGTC
The sequence above is drawn from the bacterium genome and encodes:
- the fbp gene encoding class 1 fructose-bisphosphatase, yielding MTDRRIGINLTRHIHEKQMEHPDATGELSGILNQIAFAAKIVSREVNKAGLVEILGLTGDKNVQGEEVQKLDEFANEVFLNILGKSGHFCIMATEEEAEVIPVPEGYKRGNYSIALDPLDGSSNIDVNINIGTIFSIHRRLTDGEGGCEQDLMQPGRRIAAAGYVVYGSSTMLVESTGNGVSGFTLDPSVGEFLESHPDIRIPQKGKTYSINEGNYPYWTTGVRKYIDFLKEKDKESGRPYSARYIGSMVADMHRTLLKGGIFMYPADTKDPKKPNGKLRLLYECAPFAFLVEHAGGAASTGWIPILDVEPDNLHQRVPFFAGSLYDVKQVEGYIQKYDDGV